One genomic region from Ovis canadensis isolate MfBH-ARS-UI-01 breed Bighorn chromosome 6, ARS-UI_OviCan_v2, whole genome shotgun sequence encodes:
- the NELFA gene encoding negative elongation factor A: protein MASMRESDTGLWLHNKLGATDELWAPPSIASLLTAAVIDNIRLCFHGLSSAVKLKLLLGTLHLPRRTVDEMKGALTEVIQLATLDSDPWVLMVADILKSFPDTGALNLDLEEQNPNVQDILGELREKVNECEASAMLPLECQYLNKNALTTLAGPLTPPVKHFQLKRKPKSATLRAELLQKSTETAQQLKRSAGVPFHAKGRGLLRKMDTTTPLKGIPKQAPFRSPTAPSVFSPAGNRTPIPPSRTPLRKERGVKLLDISELDVVGAGREAKRRRRALDTEAVEKPAKEETVVENATPDYAAGLVSTQKLGSLNSEPALPSTSYLPATPSVVPASSYVPSSETPPAPSSRDASLQASRPPEEPGAPSPALPAQFKQRAPLYNSGPSPAAPPPATPPSPLTPATPPAAAPAAQTPPVAMVAPQAQQPPAQQQPKKNLSLTREQMFAAQEMFKTANKVTRPEKALILGFMAGSRENPCQEQGDVIQIKLSEHTEDLPKSDGQGSTTMLVDTVFEMNYATGQWTRFKKYKPMANAS from the exons atgGCGTCCATGCGGGAGAGCGACACGGGCCTGTGGCTGCACAACAAGCTGGGGGCCACGGACGAGCTGTGGGCGCCGCCCAGCATCGCGTCCCTGCTCACGGCCGCGGTCATCGACAACATCCGCCTCTGCTTCCACGGCCTCTCGTCGGCCGTGAAGCTCAAGCTGCTGCTCGGGACGCTGCACCTCCCGCGCCGCACGGTGGACGAG ATGAAGGGCGCGCTCACGGAGGTCATCCAGCTCGCCACCCTGGACTCGGACCCCTGGGTGCTCATGGTGGCCGACATCCTGAAGTCCTTTCCCGACACCGGGGCTCTCAACCTGGATCTGGAGGAGCAGAACCCCAACGTCCAAGACATCCTAGGAGAGCTCAGGGAGAAGG TGAACGAGTGTGAGGCGTCCGCCATGCTTCCGCTGGAGTGCCAGTACCTGAACAAAAACGCCCTGACGACACTGGCGGGCCCCCTCACGCCCCCGGTGAAGCACTTTCAGCTGAAACGGAAGCCGAAGAGCGCCACGCTGAGGGCCGAGCTGCTGCAGAAGT CCACCGAGACGGCCCAGCAGCTCAAGAGGAGTGCGGGCGTGCCCTTCCATGCCAAAGGCCGGGGGCTGCTCCGCAAGATGGACACCACGA CCCCGCTAAAAGGCATCCCGAAGCAGGCGCCCTTCAGGAGCCCCACTGCCCCCAGCGTCTTCAGCCCCGCCGGGAACCGCACGCCCATCCCACCGTCCAGGACGCCCCTGCGGAAGGAGAGGGGCGTGAAG CTCCTGGACATCTCCGAGCTGGATGTGGTTGGCGCCGGCCGGGAGGCCAAGAGGCGCAGGAGGGCCCTGG ACACGGAAGCGGTGGAGAAGCCCGCCAAGGAGGAGACGGTCGTGGAGAACGCCACCCCCGACTACGCGGCCGGCCTGGTGTCCACGCAG AAACTCGGGTCTCTGAACAGCGAGCCCGCTCTGCCCTCCACGAGCTACCTGCCGGCGACGCCCAGCGTGGTCCCGGCCTCGTCCTATGTCCCCAGCTCTGAGACGCCGCCAG CCCCGTCTTCACGGGACGCCAGCCTGCAAGCCAGCCGCCCCCCCGAGGAGCCCGGCGCGCCGAGCCCGGCGCTCCCGGCGCAGTTCAAGCAGCGGGCGCCCCTGTACAACAGCGGGCCCAGCCCCGCGGCGCCCCCGCCCGCCACGCCCCCCTCGCCCCTGACGCCCGCCACGCCCCCAGCCGCCGCTCCTGCTGCCCAGACGCCTCCGGTGGCCATGGTGGCCCCCCAGGCccagcagcccccagcccagcagcAGCCCAAGAAAAACCTGTCGCTCACG AGGGAGCAGATGTTCGCGGCGCAGGAGATGTTCAAGACGGCCAACAAGGTCACGAGGCCCGAGAAGGCGCTCATCCTGGGCTTCATGGCGGGCTCCCGAG AAAACCCGTGCCAGGAGCAGGGCGACGTGATCCAGATCAAGCTGAGCGAGCACACGGAAGACCTGCCCAAGTCGGACGGCCAGGGCAGCACCACCATGCTGGTGGACACGGTCTTCGAGATGAACTACGCCACTGGCCAGTGGACGCGCTTCAAGAAGTACAAGCCCATGGCCAACGCGTCCTAG